A single Roseinatronobacter monicus DNA region contains:
- the nuoK gene encoding NADH-quinone oxidoreductase subunit NuoK — MVGLEHYLTVAAALFVIGIFGIFLNRKNIIIILMSIELMLLSVNINLVAFSSFLNDLVGQVFTMFVLTVAAAEAAIGLAILVCFFRNRGTIDVEDVNVMKG, encoded by the coding sequence ATGGTTGGACTTGAACATTACCTGACCGTGGCGGCGGCACTATTCGTCATCGGCATTTTCGGGATATTCCTGAACCGCAAGAATATCATCATCATCCTGATGTCGATCGAGTTGATGCTGCTGTCGGTGAATATCAATCTGGTCGCCTTCTCCTCTTTCCTGAATGATCTGGTGGGGCAAGTCTTTACCATGTTCGTGCTGACCGTGGCGGCTGCTGAGGCGGCCATCGGGTTGGCAATTCTGGTGTGCTTCTTCCGCAATCGCGGCACGATCGATGTCGAAGACGTCAATGTGATGAAAGGCTGA
- the nuoL gene encoding NADH-quinone oxidoreductase subunit L, whose protein sequence is MAVTVLLAPLLGAIIAGLFWRVIGERPAQIIATALLMLSALLSWVIFLTHDGSVQQITLMRWIDSGSLVGDWAIRLDRLTAVMLIVITTVSALVHLYSFGYMAHDDNFRENESYRPRFFAYLSLFTFAMLMLVTADNLVQLFFGWEGVGLASYLLIGFYFRKQSAGAAAMKAFIVNRVGDMGLILALMVIYFLVDSIQYDDLFAAAPMLAETTVSFLWTDWNAANLIAFLLFVGAMGKSAQLFLHTWLPDAMEGPTPVSALIHAATMVTAGVFLVARMSPLMEYTPEVMAFVVFIGAMTALFAATVGLVQNDIKRVIAYSTCSQLGFMFVAAGVGVYSVAMFHLLTHAFFKAMLFLGAGSVIHGMHHEQDMRNYGGLRHKMPYTFYAMLIGTLAITGVGIPLTMIGFAGFVSKDAIIESTFAAGAGYAFWALVAAALMTSFYSWRLMFLTFWGSPRGDKHTHEHAHESPTVMLVPLAVLAVGSVLAGMVFYGPFFGSTDQVRDYFGAAIFMAEGNDLISEAHYVPGWVKVSPFIAMLLGLGLAYMFYIRDTSLPKRLAETFPGAYQFLLNKWYFDEVYEFLFVRPTKFMGRFLWKKGDGAVIDGGINGLAMGIVPFITKLAGRAQSGFVFHYAFAMVLGIVVIVTFVTLTGGAN, encoded by the coding sequence ATGGCTGTAACTGTCCTTCTGGCCCCGTTGCTGGGCGCGATCATCGCAGGTCTGTTCTGGCGCGTGATTGGCGAACGTCCGGCCCAGATCATCGCCACCGCGCTTCTGATGCTGTCGGCGCTCTTGTCATGGGTTATCTTCCTGACGCATGACGGGTCTGTCCAGCAGATCACTCTGATGCGCTGGATCGACAGCGGCTCGCTTGTCGGCGACTGGGCGATCCGTCTGGACCGTCTGACGGCAGTGATGTTGATTGTCATCACCACAGTCTCGGCGCTCGTGCATCTGTACAGCTTTGGCTACATGGCGCATGACGATAATTTCCGCGAGAATGAAAGCTATCGGCCCCGTTTTTTCGCGTATTTGTCCCTGTTTACCTTTGCCATGCTGATGCTGGTCACAGCAGATAATCTGGTGCAACTGTTCTTCGGCTGGGAAGGGGTTGGGCTGGCCTCTTACCTGTTGATCGGGTTCTATTTCCGCAAGCAAAGCGCCGGTGCGGCGGCGATGAAAGCGTTTATCGTCAACCGTGTGGGCGATATGGGGCTGATCCTTGCGCTGATGGTGATCTATTTTCTGGTCGACTCGATCCAGTATGATGATCTGTTTGCCGCAGCGCCGATGCTGGCCGAAACCACTGTCAGCTTCCTGTGGACAGACTGGAACGCAGCCAACCTGATCGCGTTTTTGCTGTTTGTAGGGGCGATGGGCAAATCGGCACAACTGTTCCTGCACACATGGTTGCCCGACGCGATGGAAGGGCCGACACCTGTGTCCGCGCTGATCCATGCGGCAACGATGGTCACGGCGGGCGTATTCCTTGTCGCGCGCATGTCGCCACTGATGGAATACACGCCCGAGGTTATGGCGTTTGTGGTGTTCATCGGGGCAATGACTGCGCTGTTCGCAGCAACTGTTGGCCTTGTGCAAAACGACATCAAGCGCGTGATCGCCTATTCGACCTGTTCGCAACTGGGTTTCATGTTCGTCGCGGCAGGTGTGGGCGTCTATTCGGTGGCCATGTTCCACCTGCTGACCCATGCCTTCTTCAAGGCGATGCTGTTTCTTGGGGCAGGGTCCGTGATCCACGGGATGCACCATGAACAGGACATGCGCAATTATGGCGGGTTGCGGCACAAGATGCCCTATACGTTCTACGCCATGCTGATCGGCACACTTGCGATCACCGGGGTGGGCATTCCGCTGACCATGATCGGCTTTGCGGGGTTCGTGTCCAAGGATGCGATCATCGAGTCGACTTTTGCTGCGGGCGCAGGCTATGCGTTCTGGGCGTTGGTGGCCGCAGCGCTGATGACCAGTTTCTATAGCTGGCGGCTGATGTTCCTGACATTCTGGGGCAGCCCGCGCGGTGACAAGCACACACATGAACATGCCCATGAAAGCCCGACTGTCATGCTGGTGCCGCTGGCGGTACTGGCAGTAGGTTCGGTTCTGGCGGGCATGGTGTTCTATGGTCCGTTCTTCGGGTCCACCGATCAGGTGCGCGACTACTTCGGCGCTGCGATTTTCATGGCCGAAGGCAACGACCTTATCTCGGAGGCGCATTATGTGCCGGGCTGGGTCAAGGTGTCGCCCTTCATCGCCATGCTGCTGGGTCTGGGACTGGCTTATATGTTCTACATCCGCGACACGTCGCTGCCCAAGCGCCTGGCCGAGACATTCCCCGGTGCCTATCAGTTCTTGCTGAACAAATGGTATTTCGATGAGGTTTACGAATTCCTGTTTGTGCGCCCAACGAAATTCATGGGGCGGTTCCTGTGGAAAAAAGGCGATGGTGCGGTGATTGATGGCGGCATTAACGGGCTGGCGATGGGGATTGTTCCTTTCATCACCAAACTGGCCGGTCGGGCACAATCCGGCTTTGTGTTTCATTATGCGTTTGCAATGGTTCTGGGGATTGTCGTGATTGTCACCTTTGTCACACTGACAGGGGGGGCAAACTGA
- a CDS encoding NADH-quinone oxidoreductase subunit M yields MLNLLSIITFTPAIAAAILAIFLRGEDEAAQNNAKWVALAATLATFAASLILLVGFDPQDTGFQFVEEHDWVMGFTYKMGVDGISILFVMLTTFLMPITIGACWNVKHRVKEYMIAFLLLETLMIGVFTALDLVLFYLFFEAGLIPMFLIIGIWGGKERIYAAFKFFLYTFLGSVLMLIAMIAMYVDAGTTDIPTLLQHQFSTETFSLAGWQVIGGLQTLLWLAFFASFAVKMPMWPVHTWLPDAHVQAPTAGSVILAAVLLKMGGYGFLRFSLPMFPVASDIFAPLVLWLSAIAIVYTSLVALMQDDMKKLIAYSSVAHMGFVTMGIFAANQQGLDGAIFQMISHGFISGALFLAVGVIYDRMHTREIAAYGGLINRMPVYAAVFLLFTMANVGLPGTSGFVGEFLTFMGVFQVNTWVALFAATGVILSAGYALWLFRRVVMGELIKESLKGIKDMDRREKLLIGPLVAMTLLLGVYPALVTDIIGPSVTAMVDGHTLALQVHEAASQHVQN; encoded by the coding sequence ATGCTGAACCTGCTGTCCATCATCACCTTTACCCCGGCGATTGCTGCGGCCATTCTGGCGATCTTTCTGCGTGGCGAAGATGAAGCAGCCCAGAACAATGCCAAATGGGTCGCACTTGCCGCGACATTGGCGACGTTTGCGGCCTCGCTTATTTTGCTGGTCGGGTTTGACCCGCAAGATACCGGTTTTCAGTTTGTCGAAGAACATGACTGGGTCATGGGCTTCACCTACAAGATGGGGGTGGATGGCATCTCGATCCTGTTCGTGATGCTGACTACATTCCTTATGCCCATCACCATTGGCGCGTGCTGGAATGTGAAGCACCGGGTCAAGGAATACATGATCGCGTTTCTGCTGCTGGAAACGCTGATGATCGGCGTGTTCACCGCGCTCGATCTGGTGCTGTTCTATCTGTTCTTCGAGGCGGGCCTGATCCCGATGTTCCTTATCATTGGCATCTGGGGCGGCAAGGAGCGCATCTATGCCGCGTTCAAGTTCTTCCTCTATACGTTCCTTGGTTCCGTGCTGATGCTGATCGCGATGATCGCAATGTATGTAGATGCGGGCACAACAGATATTCCGACACTGCTTCAGCACCAGTTCAGCACCGAGACGTTCAGCCTTGCTGGCTGGCAGGTGATCGGGGGGCTGCAAACACTGTTGTGGCTGGCGTTCTTTGCGTCCTTCGCTGTGAAGATGCCGATGTGGCCGGTGCATACATGGCTGCCGGATGCCCACGTTCAGGCCCCCACGGCAGGCTCGGTCATTCTGGCGGCAGTGCTGCTGAAAATGGGCGGCTACGGGTTCTTGCGCTTCTCTCTGCCAATGTTTCCGGTGGCCTCTGACATCTTTGCGCCTTTGGTGCTGTGGCTGTCGGCGATTGCCATCGTCTACACATCGTTGGTGGCGCTGATGCAGGACGACATGAAGAAGCTGATCGCCTATTCTTCGGTCGCGCATATGGGCTTTGTGACTATGGGCATCTTTGCGGCCAACCAGCAGGGTCTGGATGGCGCGATTTTCCAGATGATCAGCCACGGCTTCATCTCGGGGGCGCTGTTTCTCGCGGTGGGCGTGATCTATGACCGGATGCACACGCGCGAAATTGCGGCCTATGGCGGGTTGATCAACCGTATGCCGGTTTATGCGGCGGTGTTCTTGCTGTTCACCATGGCGAATGTCGGCCTTCCGGGCACATCTGGCTTTGTTGGCGAATTCCTGACCTTCATGGGTGTGTTTCAGGTCAATACTTGGGTGGCGCTGTTTGCGGCGACCGGTGTGATCCTGTCGGCGGGCTATGCGCTGTGGTTGTTCCGCCGTGTCGTCATGGGCGAGTTGATCAAGGAATCGCTGAAAGGCATCAAGGATATGGACCGCCGCGAAAAGCTGCTGATCGGGCCGCTTGTTGCGATGACGCTGCTCCTTGGGGTGTATCCCGCCCTTGTCACAGATATCATAGGCCCCTCGGTCACTGCGATGGTCGACGGGCATACGCTGGCGTTGCAGGTCCATGAGGCCGCATCTCAGCATGTACAGAACTGA
- the nuoG gene encoding NADH-quinone oxidoreductase subunit NuoG yields the protein MSKLRKIIIDGKDVEVPPEMTLIQACEEAGIEIPRFCYHERLSIAGNCRMCLVEVVGGPPKPAASCAMQVKDLRPGPEGAPPVIKTNSPMVKKAREGVMEFLLINHPLDCPICDQGGECDLQDQAMVYGVDFSRFREPKRAVEDLQLGPLVETHMTRCISCTRCVRFTTEVAGQTVMGQTGRGEDAEITTYLGALIESEMVGNIVDLCPVGALVSKPYSFTARPWELTKHETIDVMDALGSNIRVDTKGREVMRILPRNHDGVNEEWLSDKSRYVWDGLKRQRLDRPYIRENGKLRPASWGEALTAVGAAMKGKKVTGLVGDLVSTEAAYALKLLIEGQGGVVECRTDGAKLPAGNRAGYVGTAAIEDIDFADKILLVGTNPRSEAPVLNARIRKAWLNGADVTLVGAAADLTYEYEHMGTDRAALAHMADLDMSQVQDKNCIVIVGQGALIEADGAAVLATVQAICEKSNAKLLVLHTAAARVGAMDIGCTSEGGITSATEGAEVIYNLGADEIDIAPGAFVIYQGSHGDRGAHRADIILPGAAYTEEPGIFVNTEGRPQLALRAGFAPGEAKENWAILRALSGEMGATLPFDNVTALRKHLTAAYPHLGDIDIVPENTWVPLAAAPLGKADFRNVVTDFYLTNPIARASSLMAELSAMAKQRQQAPLAAE from the coding sequence ATGTCCAAGTTGCGTAAGATCATCATTGACGGCAAGGACGTTGAAGTACCGCCAGAGATGACACTGATTCAGGCATGCGAAGAAGCGGGTATCGAGATTCCGCGCTTTTGCTATCATGAGCGGCTGTCCATTGCGGGCAACTGTCGCATGTGTCTGGTCGAAGTTGTCGGCGGACCACCCAAGCCCGCGGCAAGCTGTGCGATGCAGGTCAAAGACCTGCGCCCCGGCCCCGAAGGCGCGCCGCCCGTCATCAAAACCAATTCGCCGATGGTCAAGAAGGCTCGCGAAGGGGTGATGGAATTCCTGCTCATCAACCACCCGCTGGATTGCCCGATCTGCGATCAGGGCGGCGAGTGCGATTTGCAGGATCAGGCGATGGTTTACGGTGTCGATTTCTCGCGCTTCCGCGAACCCAAACGCGCGGTCGAGGATTTGCAACTTGGCCCCTTGGTCGAGACGCATATGACTCGCTGCATTTCCTGCACACGGTGCGTGCGCTTCACCACCGAAGTGGCGGGCCAGACGGTTATGGGCCAAACCGGACGCGGCGAGGATGCCGAGATTACCACTTATCTGGGTGCGCTGATCGAGTCTGAAATGGTGGGCAATATCGTGGATCTGTGCCCTGTCGGCGCGCTGGTGTCCAAGCCCTACAGCTTTACCGCGCGCCCTTGGGAATTGACCAAGCATGAAACAATTGACGTGATGGACGCGCTTGGTTCCAACATCCGGGTCGATACCAAGGGCCGCGAAGTCATGCGCATTCTGCCGCGTAACCATGACGGTGTGAATGAAGAATGGCTGTCGGACAAGTCGCGCTATGTTTGGGACGGGTTGAAGCGTCAGCGCCTTGACCGGCCCTATATCCGCGAAAACGGCAAGCTGCGTCCTGCAAGCTGGGGCGAGGCGTTGACGGCTGTGGGCGCTGCGATGAAGGGCAAGAAGGTCACCGGACTTGTGGGCGATCTTGTCTCGACCGAGGCGGCCTATGCGCTGAAACTGCTGATCGAGGGGCAGGGCGGCGTGGTCGAATGCCGCACCGATGGTGCCAAACTGCCTGCGGGCAACCGCGCGGGCTATGTCGGCACGGCGGCGATTGAAGATATTGATTTTGCCGATAAAATACTTCTCGTGGGCACCAATCCACGCAGCGAAGCGCCTGTGCTCAATGCGCGCATTCGCAAGGCGTGGCTGAATGGGGCGGATGTCACCCTCGTGGGTGCTGCCGCTGATCTGACCTATGAGTACGAGCATATGGGAACCGACCGCGCGGCGCTGGCACATATGGCCGATCTCGACATGTCGCAGGTGCAAGACAAGAATTGCATTGTGATCGTCGGGCAGGGCGCGCTGATCGAGGCGGATGGCGCAGCCGTATTGGCCACAGTTCAGGCGATCTGCGAGAAATCAAATGCCAAACTGCTGGTGCTGCACACAGCGGCTGCCCGCGTCGGGGCAATGGATATCGGCTGCACATCCGAGGGCGGAATCACCTCTGCGACCGAGGGCGCAGAGGTGATTTACAATCTGGGCGCAGATGAAATCGACATCGCACCGGGCGCATTCGTGATTTATCAGGGCAGCCACGGCGACAGGGGCGCGCACCGCGCCGACATTATCCTGCCGGGCGCAGCCTATACGGAAGAACCCGGAATTTTCGTCAACACCGAGGGTCGCCCGCAACTGGCATTGCGCGCCGGGTTTGCGCCGGGCGAGGCGAAGGAAAACTGGGCCATTTTGCGCGCACTCTCTGGCGAAATGGGCGCGACACTGCCTTTCGATAATGTGACGGCGCTGCGCAAGCACCTGACAGCGGCATATCCGCATCTGGGCGATATCGACATCGTGCCTGAAAATACATGGGTGCCGCTTGCCGCCGCCCCTCTTGGCAAGGCTGATTTCCGCAATGTGGTGACAGATTTCTACCTGACCAACCCGATTGCACGCGCGTCCAGCCTGATGGCAGAATTGTCTGCAATGGCGAAGCAGCGCCAGCAAGCGCCCTTGGCGGCAGAGTAG
- a CDS encoding NADH-quinone oxidoreductase subunit J, whose translation MGITDITFYAFAVTLLGAGFLVTISRNPVHSVLWLILTFLSAAGLFVLLGAEFIAMLLIIVYVGAVAVLFLFVVMMLDVDFAALKGEMARHFPIASIVGIVLLMQMALLFGSWQEAEGARDLRQAPTPDLAETHNTKALGMIIYDQYFLLFQVSGLILLVAMIGAIVLTLRHRKDVKRQDVVAQMHRDPAKAMELKDVKSGQGLG comes from the coding sequence ATGGGGATTACCGATATCACATTCTACGCGTTTGCGGTGACGCTGCTTGGCGCTGGATTTCTCGTCACGATTTCGCGCAACCCGGTGCATTCTGTGCTGTGGCTGATTTTGACCTTTCTGTCAGCCGCGGGCTTGTTCGTCCTGCTGGGCGCGGAATTCATCGCCATGCTGCTGATCATCGTCTATGTCGGCGCTGTTGCGGTTCTGTTCCTGTTTGTCGTGATGATGCTCGACGTCGATTTTGCTGCACTCAAGGGGGAAATGGCGCGCCATTTCCCGATTGCAAGCATTGTTGGCATTGTCTTGTTGATGCAGATGGCGCTGCTGTTCGGGTCTTGGCAAGAGGCAGAGGGCGCACGCGACCTGCGTCAGGCCCCGACGCCCGATCTGGCCGAGACGCACAACACCAAAGCCTTGGGCATGATCATTTATGACCAGTATTTCCTGCTGTTTCAGGTGTCTGGCTTGATCCTGCTGGTGGCCATGATTGGCGCGATTGTGCTGACCCTGCGCCACCGCAAGGATGTGAAGCGTCAGGACGTCGTGGCGCAGATGCACCGTGACCCGGCCAAGGCGATGGAGCTGAAGGACGTCAAGTCAGGGCAGGGGCTGGGCTAA
- the nuoI gene encoding NADH-quinone oxidoreductase subunit NuoI has protein sequence MGFDWNRAIKYTLMTDFIRGFGLGVKYFVAPKPTLNYPHEKGPLSPRFRGEHALRRYPNGEERCIACKLCEAVCPAQAITIDAEPRDDGSRRTTRYDIDMTKCIYCGFCQEACPVDAIVEGPNFEFATETREELFYDKAKLLENGDRWEAQIARNLEIDAPYR, from the coding sequence ATGGGTTTTGACTGGAACCGCGCGATCAAATACACGCTGATGACCGATTTCATCCGTGGCTTCGGCTTGGGCGTGAAGTATTTTGTCGCGCCGAAACCGACGCTGAACTATCCGCATGAAAAAGGGCCCCTCAGCCCCCGCTTTCGGGGCGAGCACGCGTTGCGCCGTTATCCGAATGGCGAGGAACGCTGCATTGCCTGCAAATTGTGCGAAGCCGTCTGCCCGGCTCAGGCGATCACCATTGATGCAGAGCCGCGCGATGACGGCTCGCGCCGCACCACGCGCTACGATATCGACATGACGAAATGCATCTATTGCGGGTTTTGTCAGGAAGCCTGCCCTGTGGATGCCATCGTTGAAGGGCCGAATTTTGAATTTGCGACCGAGACACGCGAAGAACTGTTCTACGACAAGGCCAAGCTGCTGGAAAACGGCGACCGCTGGGAAGCGCAGATTGCGCGCAATCTAGAGATCGACGCGCCCTACAGATAA
- the nuoN gene encoding NADH-quinone oxidoreductase subunit NuoN gives MIGADLYTALPEIVLALFAMAALMVGVYGGKDKLVEPILWATAGLMVLLGLLAGSKGLEAQTAFNGMYIADAFAHFSKMLILFSAAVVMVMGQSYMAARGLLKFEYPILIALSVVGMMLMVSSGDLIALYMGLELQSLALYVVATMNRDSLRSTEAGLKYFILGALASGLLLYGASLTYGYSGTTLFAGIITTISEDGMSIGLLMGLAFMLAGLAFKVSAVPFHMWTPDVYEGAPTPVTAFFATAPKVAAIALIARVVHDAFGVVPGDWTQIIAFLAVASMFVGAIAAIGQRDIKRLMAYSSITHMGFALVGLAAGTAQGVQGMLVYMAIYVTMNIGVFAFILIMSRDGKPVADIDSLRQYSKAEPLRALALLVLMFSLAGVPPLVGFFGKFYVLWAAVEAGMTWLAVAGVVASVIGAFYYLRIVYYMYFGEEVEPMDTVRAPVQATLLVASAAIMVLGVINLFGIEGAAALAANALVK, from the coding sequence ATGATCGGAGCTGATCTCTATACGGCGCTGCCCGAAATCGTGCTGGCATTGTTTGCCATGGCGGCGCTGATGGTGGGTGTCTATGGCGGCAAGGACAAGCTGGTAGAGCCAATCCTATGGGCAACTGCGGGGCTGATGGTGTTGCTGGGCCTGCTTGCCGGTTCCAAGGGACTGGAAGCGCAAACCGCCTTCAACGGCATGTATATTGCCGACGCCTTCGCGCATTTCTCGAAAATGCTGATCCTGTTCTCGGCTGCGGTCGTGATGGTCATGGGCCAAAGCTATATGGCCGCGCGGGGCTTGCTGAAATTCGAGTATCCCATCCTGATTGCCTTGTCAGTTGTGGGCATGATGCTGATGGTCTCCTCCGGGGATCTGATCGCACTTTATATGGGGTTAGAGCTGCAATCGCTTGCGCTCTATGTCGTCGCCACGATGAACCGCGACTCGCTGCGCTCGACCGAGGCGGGTTTGAAATACTTTATCCTTGGCGCTTTGGCCTCTGGCTTGCTGCTTTATGGCGCGTCGCTGACCTATGGCTATTCGGGGACAACGCTGTTTGCGGGCATCATCACGACCATTTCGGAAGATGGCATGTCGATTGGCCTGCTGATGGGGCTGGCCTTTATGCTGGCGGGGCTGGCGTTCAAAGTGTCGGCAGTGCCGTTCCACATGTGGACACCCGATGTGTATGAAGGCGCGCCAACGCCCGTGACCGCGTTCTTTGCAACCGCCCCGAAGGTTGCGGCGATTGCGCTGATCGCGCGTGTGGTGCACGATGCCTTTGGGGTGGTGCCCGGCGACTGGACGCAGATTATCGCGTTTCTGGCGGTCGCATCCATGTTTGTGGGGGCAATCGCTGCAATTGGTCAGCGTGATATCAAGCGGCTGATGGCGTATTCCTCTATCACGCATATGGGCTTTGCGCTTGTGGGCCTTGCGGCGGGTACGGCGCAGGGTGTGCAGGGGATGCTGGTCTATATGGCGATCTATGTGACCATGAATATCGGGGTGTTCGCCTTTATTCTGATCATGTCGCGCGATGGAAAACCTGTGGCTGATATCGACAGCCTGCGCCAGTACTCAAAGGCCGAGCCGTTGCGCGCATTGGCACTGCTGGTGCTGATGTTCAGCCTTGCGGGCGTGCCGCCATTGGTCGGCTTCTTCGGCAAATTCTATGTGCTGTGGGCAGCGGTCGAGGCGGGCATGACATGGTTGGCCGTGGCAGGTGTCGTGGCGTCGGTCATCGGCGCGTTCTATTACCTGCGCATCGTCTATTACATGTATTTCGGCGAGGAAGTGGAGCCGATGGACACCGTGCGCGCACCTGTGCAGGCCACGCTTCTGGTGGCTTCGGCGGCGATTATGGTGCTTGGGGTGATTAACCTGTTCGGGATCGAGGGTGCGGCCGCGCTGGCGGCAAACGCTCTTGTCAAGTAA
- the nuoH gene encoding NADH-quinone oxidoreductase subunit NuoH: MTEFLQTGLGITVLIAAQSMLVVGFVMISLIFLVYADRKVWAAVQMRRGPNVVGPWGLLQTFADAIKFVVKEVVIPAGVDRPVYFLAPLLSFVLAMLAWAVIPFNDGWVLADINVAILFVFAIASLEVYGVIMGGWASNSKYAFLGSLRSAAQMISYEVSLGLIIIGVIISTGSMNFGAIVAAQDTGYGLLGWYWLPHLPMVVLFFVSALAETNRPPFDLPEAESELVAGFMVEYGSTPYLLFMAGEYIAIFLMCALLSLLFFGGWLSPIPGLPDGFHWMFLKMSFFFFMFAMVKAIVPRYRYDQLMRIGWKVFLPFSLAWVVLVAFLAKFEVLGGFWARWAIGG; this comes from the coding sequence ATGACAGAGTTTCTGCAAACCGGACTGGGAATCACCGTGTTGATTGCGGCGCAATCGATGTTGGTGGTTGGTTTCGTCATGATCAGCCTGATCTTTCTGGTCTATGCTGACCGCAAGGTCTGGGCGGCTGTGCAGATGCGTCGCGGGCCGAATGTTGTCGGGCCATGGGGGCTGCTGCAAACCTTTGCCGATGCGATCAAATTCGTCGTCAAGGAAGTGGTGATTCCGGCAGGTGTGGACCGGCCCGTCTATTTTCTGGCCCCGCTGCTGAGTTTTGTTTTGGCGATGCTGGCGTGGGCGGTGATTCCGTTCAATGATGGCTGGGTGCTGGCTGACATCAATGTGGCGATCCTGTTCGTCTTTGCGATTGCCAGCCTTGAAGTTTACGGCGTCATTATGGGCGGCTGGGCGTCAAACTCGAAATATGCCTTCCTTGGGTCATTGCGGTCTGCCGCGCAGATGATTTCTTATGAAGTGTCGCTTGGCCTGATTATTATCGGGGTCATCATTTCGACCGGCAGCATGAACTTTGGCGCGATCGTCGCCGCGCAAGACACAGGCTATGGCCTGCTGGGCTGGTACTGGCTGCCGCATCTGCCGATGGTGGTGCTTTTCTTTGTCAGCGCATTGGCCGAAACCAACCGCCCGCCCTTCGATCTGCCAGAGGCGGAATCGGAACTTGTGGCGGGGTTCATGGTCGAATACGGCTCCACCCCGTATCTGCTGTTCATGGCGGGCGAGTATATTGCCATCTTCCTGATGTGCGCGCTGCTGTCGTTGCTGTTTTTCGGTGGGTGGTTGTCGCCCATTCCGGGGCTGCCCGACGGGTTCCACTGGATGTTCCTGAAGATGTCGTTTTTCTTCTTCATGTTCGCCATGGTGAAAGCGATTGTGCCGCGCTACCGCTATGACCAACTGATGCGGATTGGCTGGAAAGTGTTTCTGCCATTCTCGCTGGCTTGGGTCGTGTTGGTGGCATTCCTTGCGAAATTCGAAGTGCTTGGCGGCTTCTGGGCCCGCTGGGCGATTGGAGGGTAG